Proteins co-encoded in one Gloeomargarita sp. SRBZ-1_bins_9 genomic window:
- the cobA gene encoding uroporphyrinogen-III C-methyltransferase, translated as MKAVWLVGAGPGAPEHLTQAAQQALAQAEVVVYDTLVDPRVLALIPPQAQTYSVQGLSQEQINDLLISHYRQNRQVVRLKSGDPFIFGKATQELAALAAAGCRYHVVPGISTATGAATLAGIPLTDKDWGRSIGVITAHAPAQLDWAALARLDTLVCLMGTGQLEPIQTQLLHHGKPPDTPAALIHRAGQLGQTVWTGTLGTLGQQTAAPPSVVVIGPGAGYQGLGQSRLPLAGKTILVTRAADGGSELAERLQRLGAQVVHLPLLVVTPPPDWTPLDQALDHLATFNWLVLTSAHAVQFFWQRLWARGYDGRALAHLQIAVVGEKTAAYLQRQGLRADLVPREFVADALLESFPVDCRGMRVLFPRVASGGRQVLTAGLRARGAQVTEVAAYETVCPATVPLYITDALRHKHIHVLTFASAKTVAHFAQLLEQTAPGEWLSWIAPSLIAAIGPQTAQACQHYLQRVDVQAQEYTLDGLVQALVAYYGDTNTPSS; from the coding sequence ATGAAAGCGGTTTGGCTGGTGGGGGCCGGGCCAGGGGCACCCGAGCATTTGACCCAAGCCGCCCAGCAAGCCCTGGCACAGGCTGAGGTGGTGGTGTATGACACGCTGGTGGACCCCCGGGTGCTGGCGCTGATTCCCCCCCAGGCCCAGACCTACAGCGTGCAGGGACTATCCCAGGAGCAAATTAATGACCTGCTGATTAGCCACTACCGCCAGAACCGACAAGTGGTACGCCTCAAAAGCGGTGACCCCTTTATCTTTGGCAAGGCCACCCAGGAGTTAGCAGCCCTGGCCGCCGCCGGTTGCCGCTACCACGTGGTTCCCGGCATCAGTACAGCCACCGGCGCTGCTACCTTGGCCGGCATTCCCCTGACGGATAAGGATTGGGGGCGCTCCATCGGCGTCATCACCGCCCATGCCCCGGCGCAATTGGATTGGGCGGCCCTGGCCCGTCTGGATACGCTGGTGTGCTTGATGGGAACAGGGCAACTGGAACCCATCCAGACCCAACTGCTCCACCACGGCAAACCCCCCGACACCCCAGCAGCGCTCATCCATCGAGCCGGCCAACTGGGGCAAACCGTGTGGACGGGCACCTTAGGAACACTCGGGCAACAGACGGCCGCCCCCCCCAGCGTGGTGGTCATCGGTCCAGGAGCCGGGTATCAAGGGTTGGGGCAATCCCGATTACCATTGGCGGGGAAAACCATCCTGGTGACCCGAGCAGCTGACGGCGGCAGCGAACTGGCGGAGCGATTGCAGCGGCTAGGTGCCCAGGTAGTGCATTTACCCTTGCTGGTGGTCACCCCGCCCCCCGATTGGACCCCTCTGGACCAAGCCCTAGACCACCTGGCCACCTTTAACTGGCTGGTGCTCACCTCCGCCCATGCCGTGCAGTTTTTCTGGCAGCGGTTATGGGCGCGGGGCTACGACGGGCGAGCCTTGGCCCATCTCCAGATTGCGGTTGTGGGGGAGAAAACCGCCGCCTATCTCCAACGCCAGGGACTGCGGGCCGACCTGGTTCCCCGGGAATTTGTGGCCGATGCCCTGCTCGAGAGCTTCCCAGTTGACTGCCGGGGGATGCGAGTGCTGTTTCCCCGAGTAGCCAGTGGGGGTCGGCAGGTGCTCACCGCAGGACTCCGCGCCCGAGGTGCCCAGGTCACCGAAGTCGCCGCCTACGAAACCGTCTGCCCCGCTACTGTACCGCTCTACATTACCGACGCCCTGCGCCACAAACACATTCACGTGTTGACTTTTGCCAGTGCCAAGACCGTCGCCCACTTTGCCCAGCTTCTGGAACAAACGGCCCCCGGCGAATGGCTCTCCTGGATCGCCCCCAGCCTGATTGCCGCTATTGGTCCCCAGACCGCCCAAGCCTGCCAGCACTACCTACAGCGGGTGGACGTTCAAGCCCAGGAGTACACCCTCGACGGCCTGGTACAAGCCCTAGTGGCGTACTACGGCGACACCAACACCCCCAGCTCCTGA
- the arsC gene encoding arsenate reductase, glutathione/glutaredoxin type, with the protein MFVCKKNSRRSQMAEGFARTLGGDRVQVASAGLAASVVDPLTVQAMAEVGIDISRQVSKPLSDFRPEDFDVVISLCGCGVSLPPAWVTRDYFADWQLADPEGGDMDTFRRVRDQIRQRVVGLLQELGVLVSP; encoded by the coding sequence ATGTTTGTGTGTAAGAAGAATTCGCGGCGGTCGCAGATGGCGGAGGGGTTTGCCCGGACCTTGGGGGGAGACCGGGTGCAGGTGGCCAGTGCTGGGTTGGCAGCCAGTGTGGTGGACCCCCTGACAGTGCAGGCCATGGCGGAAGTGGGTATTGACATCAGCCGGCAGGTCTCTAAACCCTTGAGCGATTTCCGGCCTGAGGATTTCGACGTGGTGATTTCCCTGTGTGGCTGTGGGGTGAGCTTGCCGCCGGCGTGGGTGACGCGGGACTATTTTGCTGACTGGCAATTGGCGGACCCGGAAGGGGGGGATATGGATACGTTCCGGCGGGTGCGGGACCAAATCCGGCAGCGGGTAGTCGGCCTGCTTCAGGAGCTGGGGGTGTTGGTGTCGCCGTAG
- the arsB gene encoding ACR3 family arsenite efflux transporter, with the protein MGKGALGVFERYLSLWVALAIIAGVKLGLAFPQLFNFLARLQYANVNFVVAVLIWVMIYPMMVNVDFASLHQVGRQPKGLCLTLVVNWLIKPFTMALLGVLFFRYLFAGWVSPQAAQEYIAGMILLGAAPCTAMVFVWSQLVGGDANYTLVQVSINDLVMVFLFAPIVSFLLGITDIQVPWETLLLSVVLYVLIPLAAGYWTRRRLDAVGHEVAIARFCERLKPYSVVGLLATVVLLFGFQAPTLVRQPGVIGLIAIPLLVQSYGIFAIAYAWAYWWRVPFTVAAPAALIGTSNFFELAVAVAISLFGLESGAALATVVGVLVEVPVMLSLVALAKRTQKYFA; encoded by the coding sequence ATGGGGAAGGGGGCCTTAGGGGTCTTTGAGCGGTATTTATCGCTGTGGGTGGCGCTGGCCATCATCGCGGGGGTGAAGCTGGGGTTAGCGTTTCCCCAGTTATTTAATTTCTTGGCCCGGCTGCAGTATGCCAATGTCAACTTTGTGGTGGCGGTGCTGATCTGGGTCATGATTTACCCGATGATGGTGAACGTGGATTTTGCCTCATTACACCAGGTGGGCCGCCAACCCAAGGGGTTATGCCTCACGCTGGTGGTGAATTGGCTCATCAAACCCTTTACGATGGCCCTGTTGGGGGTCCTATTTTTCCGTTATCTGTTTGCGGGGTGGGTATCTCCCCAGGCGGCCCAGGAATACATTGCGGGGATGATTTTACTGGGGGCGGCCCCCTGTACAGCCATGGTGTTTGTGTGGAGTCAGTTGGTGGGGGGGGATGCCAATTACACCCTGGTGCAGGTGTCTATTAATGATTTGGTGATGGTCTTCCTGTTTGCCCCGATCGTGTCGTTTTTGCTGGGGATTACGGATATCCAAGTCCCTTGGGAAACGTTGCTGCTGTCGGTGGTTCTGTATGTGTTGATTCCCTTGGCGGCGGGATATTGGACGCGCCGGCGCTTGGATGCTGTGGGTCACGAGGTGGCCATTGCCCGGTTCTGTGAACGTCTCAAGCCCTATTCCGTGGTGGGGCTGCTGGCAACGGTGGTGTTGCTGTTTGGCTTCCAGGCGCCCACTTTGGTCCGCCAACCGGGGGTAATCGGTTTGATAGCTATCCCGTTGTTGGTGCAAAGCTATGGAATTTTTGCCATTGCCTATGCCTGGGCCTACTGGTGGCGGGTGCCTTTTACCGTGGCAGCGCCGGCGGCGTTGATCGGCACGTCTAATTTTTTTGAGCTGGCGGTGGCGGTGGCCATTAGTTTGTTTGGCCTGGAGTCGGGGGCGGCCTTGGCCACGGTGGTCGGGGTGCTGGTGGAGGTGCCGGTGATGTTGTCGCTGGTGGCTTTGGCTAAACGCACGCAAAAGTATTTTGCCTAA
- a CDS encoding metalloregulator ArsR/SmtB family transcription factor produces MGMKVKAIHPRVWQCCPPLLTGRLTFEQAEALASVFRVLGDPTRLYLLNLIAAQPRQEVQACALVETLGLSQPTVSHHLKVMYEARLLTRERRGTGIYYRLVPQLLTILRQVLTTDMTP; encoded by the coding sequence ATGGGTATGAAAGTTAAGGCCATTCATCCCCGGGTATGGCAGTGTTGTCCGCCGCTATTGACGGGGCGGTTAACCTTTGAGCAGGCGGAGGCCCTGGCAAGCGTCTTTCGAGTGCTGGGGGACCCCACGCGCCTGTACCTGTTAAATTTGATTGCCGCCCAACCGCGCCAAGAGGTGCAGGCCTGCGCCTTGGTGGAAACCTTGGGGCTATCGCAACCTACCGTCAGCCACCACCTGAAAGTGATGTACGAGGCCAGGCTATTGACCCGGGAGCGTCGGGGAACTGGGATTTACTACCGCCTGGTGCCCCAGTTGCTGACCATTTTGCGCCAGGTGCTGACGACAGACATGACCCCCTAG
- a CDS encoding iron uptake porin: protein MSKPVRRYLASGVAVAGLTLAGAAQAQVTTPNPRESIRQVREYVRDLRVEDELGQVTSVSEFVDVKPTDWAFQALQSLVERYGCIVGLPTNPPTYQGRRATTRYEFAAGLNACLDRINELIAASTADLVTKEDMKLIQRLQEEFAAELALLRGRVDTLEARTATLEAQQFSTTTKLTGQAIFGVQGAFGADRRAVPRGVPQGSLGNVRDAVTFGYRVNLTFNTSFTGKDLLTTNLQVNDVPFGVDPNTDALHATGTRSASLSYGFLNGAPGGGVGITFLNYTFPVLADKGKIAVTAVGGGVNDLADPLSPLNDDGQGALSAFGLRNPIYNQNGALGVGAGFSVNFLDDKLNFTIGYLANGAEGQGAYSPDNGLFGSSYVAYTQLTGYPTDNLGLGLLYVRGYSDPGFPLNLGGFVGTQSVDALTAAVPVSADNLGFQFKWQPLRNFVLGGWFGATWFRDEAPRLTATGTALNYALVFAFPDVGTKGSQAQLVVGAPPYLSTSRGLVANGFVNRRSDDVPILVEASYRFKFSENISITPGVFAIFNPEGNRANDTVLVGAIRTTFSF, encoded by the coding sequence ATGAGCAAGCCGGTCCGACGTTACTTGGCAAGTGGGGTGGCGGTGGCGGGGTTAACCCTGGCGGGTGCCGCCCAGGCGCAAGTTACCACCCCAAATCCCCGGGAGTCGATTCGGCAGGTGCGGGAGTATGTGCGGGATTTGCGCGTCGAGGATGAACTGGGGCAGGTGACGTCGGTTTCGGAGTTTGTGGATGTGAAGCCGACGGACTGGGCGTTTCAGGCGTTGCAGTCGTTGGTGGAGCGCTATGGCTGTATTGTGGGGTTGCCGACGAATCCCCCTACCTATCAGGGGCGGCGGGCGACGACGCGTTATGAGTTTGCTGCCGGGTTGAATGCCTGCTTGGACCGGATTAACGAACTCATCGCCGCGTCCACCGCTGATTTGGTGACCAAGGAAGATATGAAACTCATCCAGCGGTTGCAGGAGGAGTTTGCGGCGGAGTTGGCCCTGCTGCGGGGGCGGGTGGATACCCTAGAAGCGCGCACGGCCACGTTGGAGGCGCAGCAGTTTTCCACGACGACCAAGCTGACGGGGCAGGCGATTTTTGGGGTGCAAGGGGCGTTTGGGGCTGACCGGCGGGCGGTGCCTAGGGGTGTGCCCCAGGGAAGTTTGGGCAATGTGCGGGATGCGGTGACGTTTGGTTACCGGGTGAATTTGACGTTCAACACCAGCTTTACGGGGAAGGACCTGCTCACCACCAATCTGCAGGTCAACGATGTGCCGTTTGGGGTTGACCCGAATACGGATGCTCTTCATGCTACAGGGACCCGCAGCGCCAGCCTGAGTTATGGTTTTCTGAACGGTGCGCCTGGCGGTGGTGTGGGCATTACCTTCCTGAACTACACGTTCCCCGTGCTGGCCGATAAGGGCAAAATTGCAGTTACCGCTGTGGGTGGGGGGGTCAACGATTTGGCAGACCCGCTAAGCCCCCTAAATGATGATGGGCAGGGAGCGTTGTCAGCGTTTGGCTTGCGCAACCCCATTTACAACCAAAACGGTGCGTTGGGGGTCGGCGCTGGCTTTAGCGTGAATTTCCTGGATGATAAGTTGAATTTCACGATCGGTTACTTGGCCAATGGAGCAGAGGGCCAGGGGGCCTATTCGCCGGATAATGGTCTGTTTGGGTCGTCCTATGTGGCCTACACCCAACTGACGGGTTATCCCACGGATAATTTAGGTCTGGGTTTGCTGTATGTGCGGGGCTATAGCGACCCGGGCTTTCCTTTGAATCTGGGGGGGTTTGTGGGTACCCAGTCGGTGGACGCTCTGACGGCGGCTGTACCTGTATCGGCGGATAACTTGGGCTTTCAGTTCAAGTGGCAACCCCTGCGCAATTTCGTGCTCGGCGGTTGGTTCGGGGCAACGTGGTTCCGGGACGAGGCGCCTAGATTGACTGCCACGGGTACCGCTTTGAATTACGCTTTGGTATTTGCTTTCCCAGATGTGGGGACCAAGGGGAGTCAGGCCCAGCTGGTGGTAGGGGCGCCGCCTTATCTCTCGACCAGCCGGGGGTTGGTGGCGAATGGTTTTGTGAATCGCCGCAGCGATGATGTGCCGATTCTGGTGGAGGCGTCCTATCGCTTCAAATTCTCGGAAAACATCAGCATCACGCCGGGGGTGTTTGCCATCTTTAATCCGGAAGGCAACCGGGCTAACGACACAGTACTGGTGGGCGCTATTCGCACGACCTTTAGCTTCTAG
- a CDS encoding DUF3598 family protein, with protein sequence MQPLPNYPPQWQCLLRNLGQWQGTFTDVSPVGKVLAEHPSVVTLEVLDEGSTIRQTIRVDGKERVLVYRTLGRGILLFADGAFSQGSLQWGPLGDFGAELGLIQGDRRVRCAMVYQDSVLQRLTLIQEQREPTAVVGETYPPVTQLYPDWRTPMALTGQLTVTWHAQAAHWQMVMGTETWTWSGECHPDGYYEGQGYRLLCLQPEVLVCLPPVIGRGQSFALGLVWGGQAMWRRYDARGAWIDLTQFRQVRFGSPGV encoded by the coding sequence ATGCAACCGTTACCGAACTATCCGCCCCAGTGGCAGTGTTTATTGCGCAATCTAGGGCAATGGCAAGGGACGTTTACGGATGTGTCGCCGGTGGGGAAGGTACTGGCAGAACACCCTAGCGTTGTGACCTTGGAGGTCCTGGATGAGGGAAGCACCATCCGGCAAACGATTCGGGTTGACGGAAAGGAACGGGTTCTGGTGTACCGCACGCTAGGGCGGGGGATTTTGCTGTTTGCCGACGGGGCATTTTCCCAGGGGTCGTTGCAGTGGGGGCCGCTGGGGGATTTTGGGGCGGAGTTGGGCTTGATCCAGGGGGATCGGCGGGTCCGCTGCGCCATGGTGTACCAAGACAGCGTTTTGCAACGGCTGACGCTGATTCAAGAGCAGCGGGAACCGACGGCAGTGGTTGGGGAGACCTATCCGCCGGTGACGCAGCTCTACCCGGATTGGCGAACCCCCATGGCGTTGACGGGGCAGTTGACCGTGACCTGGCATGCTCAGGCGGCCCACTGGCAAATGGTCATGGGGACGGAAACCTGGACATGGTCTGGAGAATGTCACCCAGATGGCTACTACGAGGGACAGGGATACCGTTTGCTGTGCCTGCAACCGGAGGTGCTGGTGTGCCTACCGCCGGTCATTGGCCGGGGACAGTCGTTTGCCCTGGGGTTGGTCTGGGGGGGTCAGGCCATGTGGCGGCGCTACGATGCACGAGGGGCTTGGATAGACCTCACGCAGTTTCGGCAGGTACGGTTCGGGTCGCCTGGGGTATGA
- a CDS encoding DUF2254 family protein produces the protein MGLAVWLWGPGAHWLLPRIQQWESLSGFVATLAEVLAGVLGFTISAVAIVVQLSAERFSPKVTELFLRERINWLTILFLILANLISVWTTLAFAFDPLPFGLVVLNLLLGSLAFIILIPYFIFVLDFLQPSSIIQNLERQVRRGIMQKLSKITPLQVVYRQQQDCLSALAEFRSIAISALQQRDQAIILGCLESLRDLALFYGEHKLQLPDLWFRLTPAVYKDPDFISVDAMKLREIEKQKIWLEVKILRQYQGILTNSLLASAETCTLVGIYTREIGEQALDLGQEPIVYLTVKFFNTYLRLVINQRDVRAGYNLIKQYRLLAERALLQGFDTIALDIAHHFRYYSLLAHQVGLYFLCEVFAYDLGHLVRTSFQLRETTHRQLLEIFLRVDQDPESEQQEQSSRGVRKSQVKLAAYYLSRGEISLAKLIFQDMRREPHHRLQLLGEELLTTGEDFWEFTDRGESFYYLEPELHPYVREFFSWFDPPVTLLPV, from the coding sequence ATGGGGTTGGCCGTCTGGTTGTGGGGACCGGGCGCCCATTGGTTGCTTCCCCGCATTCAACAGTGGGAGTCCCTGTCGGGGTTTGTGGCAACCCTGGCGGAAGTCCTGGCGGGGGTTTTGGGGTTTACCATTTCGGCAGTCGCCATCGTCGTGCAACTGAGCGCCGAGCGCTTTAGCCCCAAGGTCACCGAACTCTTTTTGCGGGAACGGATCAATTGGTTGACCATTTTGTTTTTGATCCTGGCCAACTTAATTAGCGTGTGGACCACCTTGGCTTTTGCCTTTGACCCCCTGCCTTTTGGGTTGGTGGTTCTGAATCTCCTGCTAGGCAGTCTCGCGTTTATCATCCTGATTCCCTACTTTATCTTTGTGCTGGATTTCCTCCAACCTAGCTCCATCATTCAAAATCTAGAGCGTCAGGTGCGCCGGGGCATTATGCAGAAGTTGAGCAAAATCACCCCCCTCCAGGTGGTTTACCGCCAGCAGCAGGACTGTCTTTCGGCCCTGGCGGAATTTCGTTCCATTGCTATCAGCGCCCTGCAACAACGGGACCAGGCCATCATTCTCGGTTGCTTAGAAAGCCTGCGGGATTTGGCCCTGTTTTACGGGGAGCACAAATTGCAGTTGCCAGACCTATGGTTTCGCCTGACCCCCGCCGTCTATAAAGACCCGGATTTTATTTCCGTGGACGCCATGAAGCTGCGGGAAATTGAGAAACAAAAAATCTGGCTAGAAGTGAAAATCCTGCGCCAGTATCAGGGCATTCTCACCAATTCGCTTCTGGCCTCGGCGGAAACCTGTACCCTGGTGGGCATTTACACGCGGGAGATTGGTGAGCAGGCCCTAGATTTGGGGCAAGAACCCATCGTCTATCTAACCGTGAAATTTTTCAATACCTACCTGCGTCTGGTGATCAATCAACGGGATGTGCGTGCCGGTTACAACCTGATCAAACAATATCGCCTGCTAGCGGAACGGGCCCTTTTACAGGGTTTTGACACCATTGCCCTGGACATTGCCCATCACTTTCGCTACTACAGTCTCTTAGCCCACCAGGTCGGTTTGTACTTTTTGTGCGAAGTGTTTGCCTATGACCTGGGCCATCTGGTGCGCACCAGCTTCCAACTCAGGGAAACTACCCACCGGCAACTACTGGAGATTTTCCTGCGGGTGGACCAGGACCCGGAAAGCGAACAGCAGGAACAGTCCTCGCGGGGGGTGCGCAAATCCCAGGTGAAATTGGCCGCCTATTACCTCAGTCGGGGCGAAATATCCCTAGCCAAATTAATCTTCCAGGATATGCGACGCGAGCCTCACCACCGCCTACAACTGCTTGGTGAAGAACTGCTCACCACCGGCGAGGACTTTTGGGAGTTTACCGACCGGGGCGAAAGCTTTTATTACCTGGAGCCGGAATTACATCCCTATGTACGGGAGTTTTTTAGCTGGTTTGACCCGCCAGTAACTCTGCTGCCGGTATGA
- the gpmI gene encoding 2,3-bisphosphoglycerate-independent phosphoglycerate mutase produces MSHPTAPVVLVILDGWGYRENPTANAIAQAATPVIDSLWQVYPHTLLQASGRDVGLPAGQMGNSEVGHLNLGAGRVVPQELVRISDAAAGGEFLRHPVLLSLAERLRQRGGNLHLVGLCSPGGVHAHLDHLLALLDFAKAQGFDQVCVHAITDGRDTLTTAGQAYLAQVQDYLQRLGIGRIATVSGRYYAMDRDKRWDRTQAAYQVMTTEGPGKGMSAVALLEQSYREGITDEFIPPVRLTPGAIQAGDGVVFFNFRPDRMRQLVRAFVDPAFSGFPRQRIEPLEVVTMTEYDPALGLPVLFPPQNLNNLLGEVVAQHGLKQLRTAETEKYAHVTYFFNGGREQPFVGEDRVMIPSPQVPTYDLAPAMAAEAVTEVVVEALANRAYDLIVVNYANPDMVGHTGQMAATVTAIETVDRCVGRVLEAASQVGATVLITADHGNAELMADEQGNPWTAHTTNPVPFIVVEGEGAKIPGHGGQVKLREGGRLADVAPTVLQILGLPQPPEMTGQSLIAPADYDIIPAAELLAGQTS; encoded by the coding sequence ATGTCCCATCCCACAGCCCCAGTTGTGTTGGTGATTCTTGACGGTTGGGGGTACCGGGAGAACCCGACGGCCAATGCCATTGCCCAGGCGGCTACCCCGGTGATCGATAGTCTTTGGCAGGTTTATCCCCATACGTTGTTACAGGCGTCGGGGCGGGATGTCGGACTGCCGGCAGGCCAGATGGGGAATTCGGAGGTGGGGCATCTGAATTTGGGGGCGGGCCGGGTGGTGCCCCAGGAGTTGGTGCGGATTTCCGATGCGGCGGCGGGGGGAGAGTTTTTGCGCCATCCGGTGTTGCTGTCCCTGGCGGAACGGCTGCGGCAACGGGGGGGCAATTTGCACCTGGTGGGCCTGTGTTCACCGGGGGGCGTGCACGCTCATCTGGACCATCTGCTGGCGCTGTTGGACTTTGCCAAGGCCCAGGGCTTTGACCAGGTGTGTGTCCATGCCATTACCGATGGGCGGGATACCCTGACGACGGCGGGGCAGGCCTATTTGGCACAGGTGCAAGACTATCTGCAACGCCTGGGCATCGGTCGCATTGCCACGGTCAGCGGCCGCTATTACGCCATGGACCGGGATAAGCGTTGGGACCGCACGCAAGCCGCCTACCAGGTGATGACCACCGAGGGTCCGGGCAAAGGCATGAGTGCGGTGGCTTTGCTGGAGCAGAGTTACCGGGAGGGAATCACGGATGAATTTATTCCGCCGGTGCGGTTGACGCCAGGGGCGATCCAAGCGGGGGATGGGGTGGTCTTTTTCAACTTTCGCCCCGACCGGATGCGGCAGTTGGTGCGGGCGTTTGTGGACCCGGCCTTTAGCGGCTTTCCCCGCCAGCGCATCGAACCCCTGGAGGTGGTGACCATGACCGAATACGACCCCGCGTTGGGGTTGCCGGTGCTGTTTCCCCCCCAGAACTTGAACAACTTGTTGGGGGAGGTGGTGGCCCAACACGGCTTGAAACAGCTGCGCACCGCCGAAACGGAAAAATATGCCCATGTCACCTATTTCTTCAACGGGGGACGGGAGCAGCCATTTGTCGGGGAAGACCGGGTGATGATCCCCAGCCCCCAGGTGCCCACCTATGACTTGGCCCCGGCCATGGCCGCCGAAGCGGTGACGGAGGTGGTGGTGGAGGCCCTGGCCAACCGCGCCTACGACCTGATCGTGGTCAACTATGCCAATCCCGACATGGTGGGACACACGGGACAGATGGCAGCCACGGTCACAGCCATTGAAACGGTGGACCGGTGTGTGGGGCGAGTGCTAGAGGCGGCCAGTCAAGTGGGCGCTACCGTACTCATCACGGCTGACCATGGCAACGCCGAACTCATGGCGGATGAGCAAGGCAACCCCTGGACAGCCCATACCACCAACCCGGTGCCTTTCATCGTGGTGGAGGGGGAAGGGGCGAAAATTCCTGGCCACGGCGGGCAGGTGAAATTGCGAGAAGGCGGGCGCTTAGCCGATGTGGCTCCCACGGTGCTGCAAATTCTGGGCTTGCCGCAACCCCCGGAGATGACCGGTCAGTCCCTGATTGCCCCCGCCGACTACGACATCATACCGGCAGCAGAGTTACTGGCGGGTCAAACCAGCTAA
- the tmk gene encoding dTMP kinase: protein MPGWFISLEGIEGAGKSTQMQRLAAWFRDQGRRVLTTAEPGGTPLGQSLRPLLLHRRLPSRVELLLYAADRAAHVTDVLQPALEQYDIVLCDRYVDSTVAYQGYGRGLDLQLIDQVNAIATGGLLPDLTLWLDVPVTVGLQRARGRGPLNTIEQETLAFHERVRQGYQALAAQHPQRIYRIDATPPSETVFTQMCDAIARRWPVGASGCR from the coding sequence ATGCCGGGCTGGTTCATTTCCCTAGAAGGCATCGAAGGGGCCGGCAAAAGCACCCAGATGCAGCGTTTAGCGGCTTGGTTCCGGGACCAAGGGCGGCGCGTGCTCACCACAGCCGAACCCGGGGGTACGCCTTTAGGTCAATCCCTGCGCCCCCTGCTGCTGCATCGCCGACTGCCCAGCCGCGTTGAACTCCTGTTGTACGCCGCCGACCGGGCTGCCCACGTAACCGACGTACTCCAGCCCGCCCTTGAGCAATACGACATTGTTCTATGCGACCGCTACGTGGACTCCACCGTGGCCTACCAGGGCTATGGACGCGGCCTAGACTTACAACTGATTGACCAGGTCAACGCCATTGCCACCGGGGGTCTGCTGCCCGATTTAACCCTGTGGTTGGATGTACCTGTGACCGTCGGACTGCAACGCGCCCGGGGCCGGGGACCCCTCAACACCATCGAACAAGAAACCCTCGCTTTCCATGAGCGGGTACGCCAGGGGTATCAAGCCTTGGCCGCCCAGCACCCCCAGCGCATTTATCGGATCGACGCCACCCCCCCCAGCGAAACCGTCTTTACCCAGATGTGTGATGCGATTGCTCGTCGGTGGCCGGTTGGTGCCAGCGGATGCCGATAA
- a CDS encoding fatty acid desaturase, producing MVATPVLRQPPKEYLVAPASLWNPTFGIFCLALGLAVGSALGYWCWGWWPPVCFGCNVLALHLAGTVIHDASHQAAHQNRLINAAMGHVSALMLGFTFPVFTRVHMQHHAHVNDPKNDPDHFVSTGGPLWLIAARFFYHEVYFFQRRLWQGMDLWEWAISRLLVAGVIVAACYYGFLGYILNFWFSPALVVGLALGLFFDYLPHRPFRERSRWRNARVYPSRIWNWLILGQNYHLIHHLWPSIPWYHYQRVYELMQPTLTAHGSPQTLGLWEDSRSFLGFLYDLFIGIRWHQPATDEQSHHTSG from the coding sequence ATGGTTGCGACCCCGGTGTTGCGCCAGCCGCCCAAGGAGTACCTGGTTGCGCCGGCGAGTTTGTGGAACCCCACCTTTGGCATTTTTTGCCTGGCGTTAGGTTTAGCGGTGGGTTCAGCCCTGGGGTACTGGTGCTGGGGTTGGTGGCCGCCCGTGTGTTTCGGGTGCAATGTGTTGGCGTTGCATTTGGCGGGAACGGTGATCCACGATGCGTCCCATCAGGCAGCTCACCAAAACCGGCTGATCAATGCGGCGATGGGCCATGTGAGCGCCTTGATGCTGGGATTTACATTTCCGGTGTTTACCCGGGTGCACATGCAACACCACGCCCATGTCAATGACCCGAAAAATGACCCCGACCATTTTGTGTCCACCGGCGGACCCCTATGGCTGATTGCCGCCCGCTTTTTCTACCACGAGGTGTACTTTTTTCAACGGCGGCTGTGGCAGGGTATGGATTTGTGGGAGTGGGCCATCAGTCGTCTGCTTGTTGCCGGGGTGATTGTCGCCGCCTGCTACTACGGGTTTTTGGGCTATATCCTGAATTTTTGGTTTTCGCCGGCGTTGGTGGTGGGGTTGGCGCTGGGGTTGTTTTTTGACTATTTACCCCATCGGCCTTTTCGGGAGCGCAGTCGTTGGCGCAACGCCCGGGTGTATCCCAGCCGCATTTGGAACTGGCTGATTCTGGGGCAGAACTATCACTTGATCCATCACCTGTGGCCGTCGATTCCCTGGTATCACTACCAGCGGGTGTATGAGCTGATGCAACCAACCTTAACGGCCCATGGGTCGCCCCAGACCTTGGGGTTGTGGGAGGACTCCCGCAGTTTCCTGGGCTTTTTGTACGACCTGTTTATCGGCATCCGCTGGCACCAACCGGCCACCGACGAGCAATCGCATCACACATCTGGGTAA